A genome region from Solanum pennellii chromosome 12, SPENNV200 includes the following:
- the LOC107006644 gene encoding dehydration-responsive element-binding protein 3-like produces MIIMSTEQPNCSESTESSCNSSSSSSPSSPSSVLLQPLPQINSKNRLKRCRGEEEVEEEDVVVNNPNPKKMNKNNNGSTSVVSYVGVRMRAWGKWVSEIREPKKKSRIWLGTFATPEMAARAHDVAAMSIKGTSAILNFPQFSHLLPRPVTCSPRDIQNAAVKAAHMDHLNPKFSILPETSTATMTSSSSSLSLVSGVTSSSSSSQDDEESRPSPLELVPEATGQLSEIVELPKLGSSYELVESTQSLFESDEWWDNNYGNCEYFFGQENYISSNMEFTGLENVVSTSFESFLWQH; encoded by the coding sequence ATGATAATAATGTCTACAGAGCAACCAAATTGTTCAGAAAGTACTGAATCTAGCTGCAACTCTTCTTCTTCGTCGTCGCCCTCATCGCCATCTTCCGTTCTTCTTCAACCACTTCCACAGATCAATTCAAAAAATCGACTCAAAAGATGCAgaggagaagaagaagtagaagaagaagacgtGGTCGTTAATAATCCAAATCCGAAGAAGATGAATAAAAACAACAATGGCAGTACTAGTGTTGTTTCTTATGTAGGTGTACGAATGAGAGCATGGGGAAAATGGGTATCAGAAATCCGTGaacctaaaaaaaaatcacGGATTTGGTTAGGTACCTTTGCTACCCCTGAAATGGCGGCGCGTGCTCACGACGTCGCCGCCATGTCCATTAAAGGTACCTCAGCTATACTCAATTTTCCCCAATTTTCACATTTACTGCCCCGACCCGTCACGTGCTCCCCACGTGACATCCAAAACGCCGCCGTAAAAGCCGCTCACATGGATCACCTAAATCCAAAATTCTCAATATTACCCGAAACCTCTACGGCGACGATGACCTCATCGTCATCGTCGCTGTCGTTAGTTTCGGGCGTTACATCCTCCTCGTCGTCGTCTCAGGACGACGAGGAGTCAAGACCGTCGCCTCTAGAACTTGTTCCGGAGGCGACGGGGCAATTGAGTGAGATAGTGGAGCTGCCAAAATTGGGATCGAGTTATGAATTGGTTGAATCAACTCAGAGTTTATTTGAATCAGATGAATGGTGGGATAATAATTATGGAAATTGTGAATATTTTTTTGgacaagaaaattatattagtaGTAATATGGAATTTACAGGATTAGAAAATGTGGTTTCAACCAGTTTTGAGAGTTTTTTATGGCAacattag